The DNA region AAATCGTTTCTCTGATTACGGATGCATGTTCCCGGGATACGATTGAGTGCATATCTCTTACGAGCGGTGTTGTCGGGACGATGAAGGAGGAGGACGAACGTCTCTTTACGATTCTCGAAAAGATCCGCGTTTTTGATCTGCCGATCGGCGTCTCGGTTTATCCGACCCCCGGTCTTTCCAAAAAACTCTTCGAGCTCGGCGTTTCTGAGGTGAAGTTCAATCTTGAGACCGCGACTGAAAAACTGTTTGCCGAGATGTGTCCTGGACTTGATCGGGATGTCTTGTGGGATTCTCTCAATGAAGCGGTCGGAATTTTTGGAAAAAACCGTGTCTATACCAACATCATTCTGGGTCTCGGCGAATCCAAAGCCGAGATGAAACGGTGCATCATGCAGTGTCTTGAAAACGGGATCATTCCGATCATCCGTCCGTTGACTCCCTCGTCAGAACTTTCTGATTACTCGCGTCCTTCGGCGGCCGACATTCTCGGCATTGCTGAATTCCTGAAAAGTGAACTTCTGCGTTTCGGCCTTGACCCGTCAGAGGCCAGGACGATGTGCGCAAAGTGTATGGGCTGTGATGTTGCTCCAATGACGGATTTACGTGCGGAGGAGGTGACGGCATGAAGGCGGAAGATGGATTTGCCTCGGCAGTTTTAGAAGCGGCGGATGCTTGTTACGCAGTTCCCGGCTATCCGGTCACGGATCTTGCAGAAAAATGTGATGCCGAGTACACGGTCAATGAAAAAATTGCTCTCGAGTATGCTCTTGGCATGTCTCTTTCCGGGAAGAGAGCTGTGGTCATCGTCAAAAATGCCGGCATGAATACCCTTGCCGATCCCCTGGTCTCAGCAACCTATCAGGGACTTAAGGCAGGTGTCGTGATTATTGCAGGAGACGATACCGAGGTTCGCGGATCCCAGACCCGGCAGGATTCAAGAATATACGGTGAGGTTGCCTCGGTCCCGGTCCTTGAACCAGCGGCAGATGAACTCTGCTTTTCAGTTGAAGCGGCCATGCAGAGTTCGGAAACCTACTCGAGGGTTGCGATCATCCGGGTCACTCCGGCAGTTTTGGATGCCAAAATATCGGATGTTTCCCTTCCAAAACGAAGAAACGGATACGGGATACTCTTCCCGGATGATCTGACGATGAGAGGGAAATGCGAATACGCAGAGAACATCACTGCCGTTATGAAAAGTGACATGATCCGTGAAAAGATCGTCCCCGAGACGTTCGCGTCCCGGGGTCATTACCGAACGGTCTGCAGAAACTGTCCGTATAAACCGTTGTTTTCTTTCCTGAAAAACACGCTCTCTCAGAATAATACTGCCGCGATCTGCGATACCGGCTGTTCGCTTCTCTCCAAGAATCCGCCGTTTTCCTATTCTCTTGCGAACTACGGACTCGGTTCTTCTCCGGCGGTAGCTTTGACGAGCACGAAGATTGCCCTCATGGGTGATTATGCGGTTTTGCACTCGGGGCTGAATGCCCTCATCGATATTTACGAAAAGCACCGCTCTCTGTTCTGTATTATTTTGAAAAACAGAAAACTGGGCATGACCGGCGGCCAAGACTGCCCGGATATTCTGCCCTATCTGGCCCCGTTTACTCCCACGGTCGTTTCGGCTGATGATCCTCGTCTTGCAGAGCTGATTGAAAAAGGAATCAATGAAAAAACCGGCCTTGGAATTCTGGTCGTTGAAGGGGAATGCCCCTCTGGAGAAAATCATGAAACCATTGAATGTTGAAATATGCGATGTAACGCTCAGGGATGGTGAACAGACGCCTGGGGTGTCTTTTACCTGCGAAGAAAAACAGGATATCGCCCAGCGCCTTTCCGATATCGGCATCGATATCATCGAAGCAGGGTTTCCCAGCGTATCCGAATACGAAAAACGCAGCGTGCGTTCCATCGTCGAGATGGATCTGCCGTCAGATATCTGCTGTTTATCTCGCTGTGTCCAAAGCGATATCGACGCAGCGATAGACTGCGGCGTCGATCTTGTCAGTCTGTTTTTCGCGACATCGGATCTGCATCTCCGTATAAAATACAAGAAGACCCGGGAAGAGATGCTTGATCTCGCTCTTGGCATGCTGGATTATGCTCTTGATCACGGAATTAAGGTTCGATTCTCTGCAGAGGATGCGTCGAGAACAGATACGGCATTTTTGAAAGAGATGTATGCGAAAGGAGCTGACCGGGGAGCCTCCTACAGCAGTTATGCCGATACGGTCGGCTGTATGACGCCTCTTTCGATGTACGAGACCGTACGTGTACTGTCCACCTGGCTGAAAAACCCTCTGTGTGTTCACTGTCACAATGACATGGGTTTTGCGAGTGCCAACACGTTTACCGCAGCCCAGGCCGGGGCATTTCAGCTTCACACGACCGTTAACGGAATCGGCGAGCGTTGCGGGAACGCTTCTCTTGAAGAAGTTCTCGTCGCACTCAGAATGCAGGGGGGCGTCGATCGGTATGATCTCTCTGCTCTTCAGACTCTTTCGAGAACTGTGGAAACCTATTCCGGTATCAAAATCGCAAAGACAAAACCTGTTGTGGGCGAACATGCCTTCTGTCATGAGAGCGGGATCCACATCGCGGCTTTGATTCAGGACAGAAATACCTACGAGTATTATCCGCCTGAGATGGTCGGGGCCGAGCAGAAGTTCATTCTCGGCAAACATACCGGAAGAAAAGGACTCGAGTATATTCTGACGACCCTTGGATACAACCCGGTCCCAGGCGAGGTCGATGTAATTCTTGAGCGGATCAAATCGATCAGCGAGACAAAGCAGAGCATCACTCATGATGTTCTTCTCTCGGTAATTTCCGAGACAAGGCAGGAGACTGAATTGAAAAAGACATCGGGCTCTGATAAAGCCAGGACGGGATGAAGATGGCAGACACACTTTCCGAACGGATTCTCGGCTCGGCCGAAGGTACGTATGTCGACCGGATGGTTGATCGGGCATTTGCCCACGACGGGACCGGTGCCCAGGCACTGGTCGCATTCGAAAATTTCCGGATCCAAAACAAGTCCGTTGTCAATCCTGAAAAATTATCTATAATATATGATCACATCTCGCCGGCGAACAACTCGGTTACGGCCGATCTTCAGGGAGATCTTCGGAAGTTTTCCCGACAGAACGGGATGCATTTCCACGAGGTCGGCTGCGGGATCTGTCATCAGATAATGAGCGAAGGAGTCTGCCTACCGGGTGAGATCGTTGTCGGGGCGGATTCGCATTCCTGTACTCTCGGGGCACTCGGCGCATTTTCAACCGGTGTCGGAGCAACCGATATGGCGGGGATCTGGGCGACCGGCGGGACCTGGTTTAGAGTTCCCGAATCTATTAGTATAGTGCTGTCCGGCAAACTTTCCGGTCATACCGAGCCGAAGGATGTCGCACTATCTTATGTAAAGGCACTTGGGATGGACGGCGGGACCTACAAAGCTCTGGAGTTTATCGGTGACGGAGCCGCCGGCATGCCGGTCGAAGGAAGACTGACGTTATCTAACATGGCCGTCGAGACCGGGGCAAAGACCGGATTATTCTATGCTGATGCGTTGACCCGCGAACATTTGATAACCTACGGAGCGGACGAGAAAACAATTTCTCTGCAGAAACCCGAAGACTGCAGTTATGAATCCGAGATTTACCTTGATCTTGACGATATTGAACCGCTTCTTGCCATACCTCACCGGGTCGATAACGCAGTACCCGTTACAGAGTATTCGGGCACCCAGATCG from Methanocorpusculum labreanum Z includes:
- a CDS encoding radical SAM protein; amino-acid sequence: MTSVSKTADTHKLGRIKHQLLAVGSAKVTGIPLPASLSSTAGPGSGKGGSVFFSDGVSRIRLTLDEGSPVHIVNFGDSAVLTFDGPKGPVSVDGFVEKTGCHCPKQAYITINEGCIFSCRYCNVPNQEKHTKTPDEIVSLITDACSRDTIECISLTSGVVGTMKEEDERLFTILEKIRVFDLPIGVSVYPTPGLSKKLFELGVSEVKFNLETATEKLFAEMCPGLDRDVLWDSLNEAVGIFGKNRVYTNIILGLGESKAEMKRCIMQCLENGIIPIIRPLTPSSELSDYSRPSAADILGIAEFLKSELLRFGLDPSEARTMCAKCMGCDVAPMTDLRAEEVTA
- a CDS encoding thiamine pyrophosphate-dependent enzyme, which produces MKAEDGFASAVLEAADACYAVPGYPVTDLAEKCDAEYTVNEKIALEYALGMSLSGKRAVVIVKNAGMNTLADPLVSATYQGLKAGVVIIAGDDTEVRGSQTRQDSRIYGEVASVPVLEPAADELCFSVEAAMQSSETYSRVAIIRVTPAVLDAKISDVSLPKRRNGYGILFPDDLTMRGKCEYAENITAVMKSDMIREKIVPETFASRGHYRTVCRNCPYKPLFSFLKNTLSQNNTAAICDTGCSLLSKNPPFSYSLANYGLGSSPAVALTSTKIALMGDYAVLHSGLNALIDIYEKHRSLFCIILKNRKLGMTGGQDCPDILPYLAPFTPTVVSADDPRLAELIEKGINEKTGLGILVVEGECPSGENHETIEC
- a CDS encoding homocitrate synthase family protein, with amino-acid sequence MKPLNVEICDVTLRDGEQTPGVSFTCEEKQDIAQRLSDIGIDIIEAGFPSVSEYEKRSVRSIVEMDLPSDICCLSRCVQSDIDAAIDCGVDLVSLFFATSDLHLRIKYKKTREEMLDLALGMLDYALDHGIKVRFSAEDASRTDTAFLKEMYAKGADRGASYSSYADTVGCMTPLSMYETVRVLSTWLKNPLCVHCHNDMGFASANTFTAAQAGAFQLHTTVNGIGERCGNASLEEVLVALRMQGGVDRYDLSALQTLSRTVETYSGIKIAKTKPVVGEHAFCHESGIHIAALIQDRNTYEYYPPEMVGAEQKFILGKHTGRKGLEYILTTLGYNPVPGEVDVILERIKSISETKQSITHDVLLSVISETRQETELKKTSGSDKARTG
- a CDS encoding aconitase/3-isopropylmalate dehydratase large subunit family protein, producing the protein MKMADTLSERILGSAEGTYVDRMVDRAFAHDGTGAQALVAFENFRIQNKSVVNPEKLSIIYDHISPANNSVTADLQGDLRKFSRQNGMHFHEVGCGICHQIMSEGVCLPGEIVVGADSHSCTLGALGAFSTGVGATDMAGIWATGGTWFRVPESISIVLSGKLSGHTEPKDVALSYVKALGMDGGTYKALEFIGDGAAGMPVEGRLTLSNMAVETGAKTGLFYADALTREHLITYGADEKTISLQKPEDCSYESEIYLDLDDIEPLLAIPHRVDNAVPVTEYSGTQIDQVFMGTCTNGRFEDLKRFAEIVRGKKVAVRTIVTPASKDAYAKALSTGVLSDILEAGCVICPPGCGPCLGAHMGVLGGGEVGLSTANRNFRNRMGVGAEYYLCSPSTAAVSALCGEIRSPDEWKGGLNR